The segment CATCACCCGGCCGCAGCGGGCCCGGAACGGGCAGCCCACCGCATCCCGCTTGATCGGCGCGCCCTTGTGCAACGGCCGGTACGCCGCCCGCTTGATCCGGTGCTCCTGGCGCCCGGACGGATGCGCCACCGGACTGGCCGCCAGCAGCGCCCGGGTGTACGGGTGCCGCGGGTGCTGGAACAGCTGGTCGGCCGGCGCGATCTCGACGATCCGTCCGGCCAGCATGACCGCGATCCGGTGCGACAGGTGCCGGACGATGCCCAGGTCGTGCGCGATGAACAGATAGCTCACCCCGGTCTCCGCCTGCAGGTCGGCGAGCAGGTTGATGATCTGGCTCTGGGTGGACAGATCGAGCGCGCTGACCGCCTCGTCGCAGACCACCAGCCGCGGGCCGAGAGCCAGGGCCCGGGCGATCGCCACCCGCTGCTGCTGACCGCCGGACAGCTCCGCCGGGTACCGGCTCAGGTGCGCCCGGGAGAGCCCGACCTGCTCGAACGCCTCGGCGGCCCGCTCGTCCGGCCGGTCCAGGCCGTGCCGGCGCAGCGAGGCGATCACCGCGTCCGCGACGACGTGGCGCGGGTTGAGCGACGACGCCGGGTCCTGGAAGACGGCCTGGACGGCCCGCCGGTACTCCAGGCCCATCGTGCCGATGTCGCGCCCCTCGAAGCGGATCGT is part of the Actinoplanes sp. NBC_00393 genome and harbors:
- a CDS encoding ABC transporter ATP-binding protein codes for the protein MNFDVAPGETLGLVGESGSGKSTTGRAILKLAEPTSGTIRFEGRDIGTMGLEYRRAVQAVFQDPASSLNPRHVVADAVIASLRRHGLDRPDERAAEAFEQVGLSRAHLSRYPAELSGGQQQRVAIARALALGPRLVVCDEAVSALDLSTQSQIINLLADLQAETGVSYLFIAHDLGIVRHLSHRIAVMLAGRIVEIAPADQLFQHPRHPYTRALLAASPVAHPSGRQEHRIKRAAYRPLHKGAPIKRDAVGCPFRARCGRVMEICHTTTPPVYDLLDGQQAACHLYAEDALLNRGRI